The genomic segment GATCGAGCCGTTGAAATTTCCGTCTAGCTTGGATTGCTTGTACCAGTGCATCTAAGCGTTGATTGGAATTAAAACTACCATTGGAAGCAGCTGCGATCGCTCTTACCTCACTCAGCGATGCCTGTCGATTGGCATAGAGTGTTATGATTCCTAAGATAATCGCTGCTACTAGAGCCACACTTACCCCTAACAGTAGTCGTTGCTGAAGACGGGCGTTCTTTTGTTCACTTGCCAATCGCGCTTCAGTTTCTTTGAGCCGTTCTACTTCTAGTTTTTGCTGGACTTCCCGACGTTCCAATTCTTGGCTAGCTGCTAAAAATCGATAGTCCAAATCGCTGAGACTTTTTCGCTGAGTCCAGTCCAAGACCTCTTGTAAGGCATTCCCCCGCAACAGGCGTGACTCATCTTGAAAGTCCGATGCTACCCAAGCATTAAATGGCTGTGAATAAGGGCGCAGATTGTCTAACTGCTTTAACACCCATTCAGCATTGAAAATACTGCGGTAGATCGGATTTTTAATTCTGAGATAGCCGTTGTACCTTTCAACTACTCCCGATAGTAAAAGCTCTGTCTGTTCTCGACTATCATCTGTAGGCACGGGAGATAGTGGAAATAGAGGATGCCAAGAGTCGCTAGTGTCTTCATTGAAAGCGACGGGAAACTCCATCCCCAGGTGTCTGTAGAGGGATAGTCGCCCCGTCGCTTGGGGCATTGGGCATTGGGCATTGGTAACTTCTTCCCCATGCCCCATGCCCGATTCCCCATGCCCAAAAACTCCATCCCCTTGTGGGTGGAGTTTTTCATTCTTTACGTCCTTTATTTCCTCCGCTTGCAATACCTGCTGATAAAGACCTAACAAGCGTCCTGCTTGTTGTTGGTTGAAAAGTAGGCGATCGCGAATAGTACGCAGGTGTTCGGGTTCATCTTGTGATTCCCAGTGTTGGATAATTTGCGATCGCACCAATTCTTCTACCCAATACGCCTCAGTTTTCGGGGATAGGATAATTTTTCGATCTGATGTCTTTAAGGCAGCTTGAAGAATTAATTGACAAAGTTTTTGAGTTAGAAACGGTTGTCCCCCTGTCCAGTAGATTACCTCTTGCAGCACTATTTCTGGTTGGCTGATTGCTCCCTTTAACCCATCTAGCAATGGGTTAGCTTCATGCAATCGAAAGCCGTATAACTCTATAGCTGTTCCAATATTAAAAGGTGTCCGGCGTTTGTCAGCAATTAAATCAGATGGACTGGCTACTCCAAACAATGCAAAGCCCAGGCGTCGAAAATTCGGATCGTGTGCCTGCTGATTGTAGCAATGACGAATCCAGGCAAAAAAGTCATTGACCGGAAAATTTAAACTCAGTAAACTATCAATTTCATCAATGAAAATGAAAATGCCTTTGGCTTTGCCGCCGCCTTCACAATCGCTCTTGACATTTGGCAGCAATATTTCTTCAACAAACTGGTGTAATTTTTGTACAGGAGACAGACCTGTTTGCATATTCCACCATTGCTTAAAGTTGACGTGTTCCGCCAGATTTAACCCGTAGAATATGCTGACAATGATTCCTTTATACCATTGTGCTGATGTGGTATCCTCGCTACCCAATTGCGTCACGTCTAAGTAAACACATTTATAGCCTTCTGACTTGAGACGACGACTTATTCGCTGTAGTAGGGATGATTTACCCATTTGGCGAGAGTTGAAAACGTAGCAAAAATCACCACTTTTCAGACTGTTATAAAGTTTTTCGTCTGCTTGACGCACAACATAAGTGGGATCGTCACTGTGGAGGCTACCGCCAACTTGGTATCTCATGTGCAAAGTGTGATTAGAAAAGGAAGAGATAAAGAAGGAGTCAGAATTCAGAATTCAGGATTTAGAATACTATATCCATGCGACACTATCCCGTTGCGAAGTGTCTTGTAGAGTAATTACCAACCTCCTCTTTCTTGACCAGAGGCAGAGCCTCTTGGAATTCGTTCCCAGTCTTCAGACTGGGAACAAGGTTATGTTAACCAAAGTCAGTGGGTTGATTAAATCCGCCAAATTTATCAAAGCAATTTCGTCTTTGTCTAACCATCGCTAACCTTGACCCGGAAAACATGGCAGATTACTTGAATAAGTACCAAAAGTCTGATAGGAAAACCATACTAATGAGAATTTGGACTACTACTGCTGTGCTAGCTGCTTTTTGGCTAATATCTGGGGTCATCGGTTCTAAGCCAATCAACGCTACTTCTGTTTTGGTAGAAAACGCCATATCATCTCCGGCGCCAACGAATGCAAAACAGATTACTGTCAGTAACACCGAGTTTGGTCTGAAGAGAGTTGACTCCAAAGGAAACGTTACCATTTTTCAGACAACAAGAGTGCCACTTCAGGAAGGAAATACTTACGGGTGGCGGATTAAACTCAAAAACTACCAAGGTGAAGTGAAATGGCGTGAAGTCTTGTATTTACCAAAACCTCCAGAAACTTGGGGTACAGATAATGGTGAAGATTTCTCAATATCAGCAGACGGCAAGACATCTGTAACACGTCGCACACAATCGGCTCCAGAAGGTGTAATTGAGAATTTTTGGACAATCGCCGCTGGCGATCCCGTTGGTAAGCATAGAATAGAAGTCTATATTGATAACCGTTTGATCGGTACTTTCCAGTTTGAAGTTATTCCAGTTAAGTAGAAATGAAGGGCACAAGAGGCAGGGGAGCAGAGGGGCAGAGGGGCAGAGGTGCAGAGGAGAAAAACTGACTGTAACTTCTTTCTTGCTCCCCTGCTCCCCTAAAACTGAGGAGTATCTTAGAAATAGAAGTTTAATTCTTGTTGGGTGGCGATCGTGAATACAGAGGAATTCCTGCGATTGATCGAAAAGCAGCGCCCATGTCCTCAGACACTACCAAAAGGGCTGCAAGCAATGTGGTATGACAACAAAGGTGATTGGAGCAAGGCTCATGAAATAGTTGCAAATGCCAGTGATGCTGACAGTGCTTGGGTTCATGCTTATCTGCACCGCAAAGAAGGCGATTTGAAAAATGCCCATTTCTGGTATCAACGCAGTGGTCAGCCAGTATTTTCAGGAGAACTAAGCCAAGAATGGAAACAAATAACTTCTGTATTGCTAAAGAAGGTGAACGCGACGCATGAATGCTGAAGAATTAAAAAGGCGTTTTGCCGCAGGAGAAAGATATTTTCCAGCCGTCAACTTGAGTGGGGACAAGCTGATTGGAGCCGATTTGCCTGGAATTAATTTATGGGGATCTGACTTGAGTGGAGTTAACTTAGCTAAAGCTAAACTCTGGGGAGCAGATTTGAGTAGTACTAATTTAGCCAAAGCGAATTTGACCAGAGCTAATTTGAGTGGTGCCAATCTCAATGAAGCAAATCTTCGAGGAGCAAAACTCAACTATGCCAAGTTGTATGGAGCTAATCTAACTGGCGCTTACTATGATGAAAGTACGCGCTTTTCTAGAGGTTTTGACCCCATCAGTAGAAATATGCGGAAGGTGTAGGGAGCAGGGGAGCAGTAAGTTTTTCCCCTCTGCCTCTTGTCCCGCATTTCTCACAAGCTCAAGGCGTTTGATGGAGCAGAGGAGAAGTAATGAGTAATGAGTAATGAGTAATGAGTAATG from the Nostoc sp. GT001 genome contains:
- a CDS encoding AAA-like domain-containing protein, which produces MRYQVGGSLHSDDPTYVVRQADEKLYNSLKSGDFCYVFNSRQMGKSSLLQRISRRLKSEGYKCVYLDVTQLGSEDTTSAQWYKGIIVSIFYGLNLAEHVNFKQWWNMQTGLSPVQKLHQFVEEILLPNVKSDCEGGGKAKGIFIFIDEIDSLLSLNFPVNDFFAWIRHCYNQQAHDPNFRRLGFALFGVASPSDLIADKRRTPFNIGTAIELYGFRLHEANPLLDGLKGAISQPEIVLQEVIYWTGGQPFLTQKLCQLILQAALKTSDRKIILSPKTEAYWVEELVRSQIIQHWESQDEPEHLRTIRDRLLFNQQQAGRLLGLYQQVLQAEEIKDVKNEKLHPQGDGVFGHGESGMGHGEEVTNAQCPMPQATGRLSLYRHLGMEFPVAFNEDTSDSWHPLFPLSPVPTDDSREQTELLLSGVVERYNGYLRIKNPIYRSIFNAEWVLKQLDNLRPYSQPFNAWVASDFQDESRLLRGNALQEVLDWTQRKSLSDLDYRFLAASQELERREVQQKLEVERLKETEARLASEQKNARLQQRLLLGVSVALVAAIILGIITLYANRQASLSEVRAIAAASNGSFNSNQRLDALVQAIQARRKFQRLDLQNLADAHTLDLQTRKILEQAVYGADEFNHLSGHQGIVLGVDFSADGKWIVSSSIDRTVKLWKRDGTLVKTLPHTANP
- a CDS encoding pentapeptide repeat-containing protein, with the translated sequence MNAEELKRRFAAGERYFPAVNLSGDKLIGADLPGINLWGSDLSGVNLAKAKLWGADLSSTNLAKANLTRANLSGANLNEANLRGAKLNYAKLYGANLTGAYYDESTRFSRGFDPISRNMRKV